A genomic region of Polyangiaceae bacterium contains the following coding sequences:
- the udk gene encoding uridine kinase, whose product MRPLMVGVAGGSGSGKTTVARRIADALPPSGVTIVEHDAYYRDRSDLPYEARSQLNFDHPESLETELLVEHLVALRECRAVDVPIYDFKTHRRLPESRRVEPTPVVIVEGILVFVEQALREQLDVKIYVDTDADIRAFRRIRRDIEHRGRTFESIREQYYRTVRPMHLMFVEPSKRWADVIIPEGGDNKIGIDLIIALVRQTRGAEMAKQAIAARSDERAR is encoded by the coding sequence ATGCGACCGCTCATGGTTGGCGTCGCCGGCGGAAGCGGGTCGGGAAAGACCACCGTCGCTCGCCGGATCGCCGACGCCCTACCTCCTTCAGGCGTGACGATTGTCGAACACGACGCGTACTACCGCGATCGTAGCGACTTGCCCTACGAGGCCCGGTCGCAGCTCAACTTCGACCACCCTGAATCGCTCGAAACCGAGCTTCTCGTCGAACACCTCGTCGCCCTGCGCGAATGTCGCGCCGTCGACGTCCCCATCTACGACTTCAAAACCCATCGCCGACTGCCCGAATCGCGTCGCGTCGAACCCACGCCCGTCGTGATCGTCGAGGGCATCTTGGTGTTCGTCGAGCAAGCCTTGCGCGAACAGCTCGACGTCAAAATCTACGTCGACACCGATGCAGACATCCGCGCCTTTCGGCGCATCCGCCGCGACATCGAACATCGTGGACGCACGTTCGAGTCGATCCGAGAGCAGTACTACCGGACCGTTCGACCGATGCACTTGATGTTCGTCGAACCCTCGAAACGTTGGGCCGACGTGATCATTCCCGAAGGCGGCGACAACAAGATCGGCATCGACCTCATCATCGCGCTCGTGCGACAAACGCGCGGCGCCGAGATGGCCAAGCAAGCAATCGCCGCTCGTTCGGACGAACGCGCACGATGA
- a CDS encoding serine/threonine protein kinase — translation MASSASRSTSVSTRPTDEQTGADANDVVETSSVDRGPPVSSRQLEETRDGGFDELPAKPADAAKAMPYIAGDVIANKYRLTKVLGEGGMGAVWLARNLALEIDVAIKLIRHDYANAEGAMRLLQEARAAARIGHPCIVRVFDFGTTERGDPFIVMEVLQGESLAQTIERKGRLSAISAVRTLLPVASALAAAHGKGIVHRDLKPDNIRLVTDDRGAVIPKVVDFGIAKLHHDDLPRETTQVGVILGSPHYMSPEQACGRSDVDHRTDIWAFSVMLYEVISGVRPFEGPNYNALISSILVFNPAPWEEHEIHEPELWALIQKGLAKEQQDRWQSMQEYGEVLATWAAQRDVETDAAGNSLRAHWLAANVHRPLSEFPPANGTPEAGRARMNSEREIRVLKIPSIPELAAPDINPPVEAPPSTLAAPLPPAPPSSLPLATTRSEPPERRRSAAMWIGPIALAVGAIVAGGIMLAIREEPRPLSAPARVEEGVNKLGATLPPSNAAPATSVAGESSAVVPASSAAASASAVGSVESPALPPTPRPTAPSATAKSSAKSPPTPPPIPTDPNF, via the coding sequence ATGGCTTCTTCCGCCTCACGCTCGACGTCCGTTTCAACTCGACCAACGGACGAGCAGACCGGCGCTGACGCGAACGACGTCGTCGAGACGAGCAGCGTCGATCGCGGGCCGCCCGTTTCATCCCGTCAACTCGAAGAAACGCGTGACGGCGGTTTTGACGAGCTGCCTGCGAAGCCCGCGGATGCAGCGAAGGCGATGCCCTACATCGCGGGCGACGTCATTGCCAACAAGTATCGCCTCACGAAAGTTCTCGGCGAAGGCGGCATGGGCGCCGTGTGGCTCGCACGCAACTTGGCGCTCGAGATCGACGTCGCCATCAAGCTCATTCGTCACGATTACGCCAATGCCGAAGGCGCGATGCGGCTTCTTCAAGAGGCGCGAGCAGCAGCGCGAATCGGTCATCCGTGCATCGTGCGCGTATTCGATTTCGGCACGACCGAGCGAGGAGATCCCTTCATCGTGATGGAGGTGCTGCAGGGCGAGTCGCTTGCGCAAACCATCGAGCGCAAGGGCAGGCTTTCGGCCATCAGCGCCGTGCGCACGCTCTTGCCCGTCGCAAGTGCTCTTGCAGCCGCACACGGCAAAGGCATCGTCCATCGCGACCTGAAGCCCGACAACATTCGTCTCGTTACCGACGATCGCGGCGCCGTCATTCCCAAGGTCGTCGACTTTGGCATCGCCAAGTTGCATCACGACGATCTCCCTCGCGAAACCACGCAAGTCGGCGTCATCCTCGGAAGCCCGCACTACATGTCTCCCGAGCAAGCGTGCGGCCGCAGCGACGTCGATCATCGCACGGACATTTGGGCGTTTTCCGTGATGCTTTACGAAGTCATCAGCGGTGTGCGTCCGTTCGAAGGGCCAAACTACAATGCCCTCATCAGCTCGATTCTCGTGTTCAACCCCGCCCCGTGGGAAGAGCACGAGATCCACGAGCCGGAGCTTTGGGCGCTGATACAAAAGGGCCTGGCGAAGGAACAACAAGATCGCTGGCAATCGATGCAGGAGTACGGCGAAGTGCTGGCCACGTGGGCGGCGCAGCGTGACGTCGAAACCGATGCTGCCGGCAATTCGCTTCGCGCGCACTGGCTTGCCGCAAACGTTCATCGACCGCTCTCGGAATTCCCTCCGGCCAATGGCACCCCCGAAGCCGGGCGTGCGCGCATGAACTCCGAGCGCGAAATTCGCGTGCTCAAAATTCCATCGATCCCCGAGCTTGCCGCGCCAGACATCAACCCCCCGGTGGAAGCTCCGCCAAGCACACTCGCAGCGCCGCTGCCCCCTGCTCCTCCTTCGAGCCTTCCGCTCGCGACGACGCGTTCCGAACCGCCTGAACGACGCCGATCGGCAGCCATGTGGATTGGCCCCATCGCGCTCGCCGTCGGTGCGATCGTCGCTGGCGGTATCATGCTCGCCATCCGAGAAGAACCGCGACCCCTGAGCGCTCCAGCGAGAGTGGAAGAAGGCGTAAACAAGCTCGGCGCGACGTTGCCGCCATCGAATGCCGCGCCCGCGACAAGCGTCGCGGGCGAATCGAGCGCGGTCGTGCCCGCATCGAGTGCGGCCGCGTCGGCCAGCGCTGTCGGCAGCGTCGAATCACCCGCCTTGCCTCCCACGCCACGTCCAACCGCGCCCAGCGCGACGGCAAAATCGTCCGCAAAGTCCCCGCCCACTCCTCCCCCCATTCCCACCGACCCGAATTTTTGA
- a CDS encoding S9 family peptidase, with protein sequence MPRRRLRETALRTARSFCSLAFLAGLVACGASEPPLPVPVTPGALSPAPPRAAKKSKPEQPAIAKTDAITIEALLDVHRASSAVAIGRDRFLFLSDAPGTAQIHVGTLGAEPPPAAVKLTSFVDRVGVMRVAPNAAGAIFLKDVGGDENYQLHWLDITADNKPDATRALTNLPKVRHSLPAFNEDGGKFAFTSNARNGKDMDVYIEAPNTKAEEFAKKPFVELTGSNSVADFAGDQLLVIEAHSNVNQDLWIIDAKKGTKKLLTKHKGDEHWSSARFTQDRKAILALTDRGREFISLVSLDIATGKVTPILAIDHDVDALAVRSANKAGPLTKGSDTAVITTNVDGIDKVSILTIDDKRKLGSQKQTALEGVVTSIDIAPSGDVAFVGIERATMPAEIFRLDLTTGKSERATFSHHAGIDSSKLVEPEILSFKSFDGKTVSLFYFQQKPAASEKRPVVVMVHGGPESQAQPYFNPVTQYLVQAGYAVAAPNVRGSTGYGKTFAHLDDKDKREDSVRDLSEVGKFLAKRPDVDPARIALYGGSYGGYMVLAGLTLYPDQWAAGVDIVGIANFRTFLEQTAPYRRANRESEYGSLAKDGALLDKISPIHKLDRIKVPLMVIHGVRDPRVPIGEARQVAEGLQKRGLPVELLTFEDEGHGLAKRPNKLKAYPAIVKFLDSHVKHKGDPTAP encoded by the coding sequence ATGCCTCGTCGTCGACTCCGCGAAACCGCCTTGCGCACGGCTCGTTCCTTCTGTTCGCTCGCATTTCTTGCGGGCCTCGTTGCATGCGGCGCATCCGAACCACCGCTGCCAGTCCCCGTCACGCCCGGTGCGCTTTCGCCAGCACCTCCGCGCGCTGCGAAAAAAAGCAAGCCCGAACAGCCTGCGATCGCCAAAACGGACGCGATCACCATCGAAGCCCTGCTCGACGTTCATCGCGCATCGAGCGCCGTTGCCATCGGACGCGATCGCTTCCTGTTCCTCTCGGACGCACCTGGCACGGCGCAAATCCACGTCGGAACGCTTGGCGCAGAGCCTCCTCCAGCCGCCGTCAAGCTCACGTCGTTTGTCGATCGCGTTGGAGTCATGCGTGTCGCCCCGAACGCCGCCGGCGCCATTTTTCTGAAGGACGTCGGCGGCGACGAGAACTACCAGCTTCACTGGCTCGACATCACGGCCGACAACAAGCCCGACGCCACGCGCGCGCTCACGAACCTGCCCAAAGTGCGGCACTCGCTACCTGCATTCAACGAAGACGGCGGCAAGTTCGCGTTCACGTCCAATGCTCGCAATGGCAAGGACATGGACGTTTACATCGAGGCGCCGAATACGAAGGCCGAGGAATTTGCAAAGAAGCCCTTCGTCGAGCTCACCGGGAGCAATTCCGTCGCCGACTTTGCGGGAGACCAGCTTCTCGTCATCGAAGCGCATTCCAACGTCAATCAGGACCTTTGGATCATCGACGCGAAAAAAGGGACGAAAAAGCTCCTCACGAAACACAAGGGCGACGAACACTGGTCCTCGGCCCGGTTTACGCAGGATCGAAAAGCCATTCTCGCGCTCACCGATCGCGGTCGTGAATTCATTTCGCTCGTGTCGCTCGATATCGCCACGGGCAAAGTCACGCCGATCCTTGCAATCGATCACGACGTTGATGCATTGGCCGTCCGCAGCGCAAACAAGGCTGGACCGCTGACCAAAGGCAGCGATACGGCCGTGATCACCACGAATGTCGACGGAATCGACAAAGTGTCGATACTGACCATCGACGACAAACGCAAGCTCGGTTCGCAAAAGCAAACGGCGCTCGAAGGCGTCGTGACCAGCATCGATATCGCGCCCAGCGGCGATGTTGCATTCGTTGGCATCGAGCGAGCCACGATGCCCGCCGAGATTTTCCGCCTCGACTTGACGACGGGCAAATCCGAGCGCGCGACGTTCAGCCATCATGCTGGGATAGATTCGAGCAAGCTCGTCGAGCCCGAAATTCTGTCGTTCAAGAGTTTCGACGGTAAAACGGTGAGCTTGTTTTACTTCCAGCAGAAACCCGCCGCGAGCGAAAAACGTCCCGTCGTGGTGATGGTACATGGCGGTCCCGAATCGCAAGCGCAGCCGTATTTCAATCCCGTCACGCAATACCTCGTGCAGGCCGGTTATGCCGTAGCGGCTCCGAACGTGCGAGGGTCGACCGGGTATGGTAAAACGTTTGCGCATTTGGACGACAAGGACAAGCGCGAAGATTCCGTGCGGGATCTCTCCGAAGTAGGCAAATTCCTCGCGAAACGTCCCGATGTCGATCCAGCTCGCATTGCGCTTTATGGTGGAAGCTATGGCGGCTACATGGTACTCGCAGGGCTCACGTTGTATCCCGATCAATGGGCTGCGGGTGTCGATATCGTAGGAATCGCGAATTTCCGCACGTTCCTCGAACAAACGGCACCGTATCGGCGTGCCAATCGGGAATCCGAATATGGATCGCTCGCAAAAGATGGCGCCCTGCTCGATAAAATCAGCCCGATCCACAAGCTCGATCGCATCAAAGTCCCGCTCATGGTCATTCACGGCGTGCGTGATCCGCGAGTGCCCATTGGCGAAGCGAGACAAGTCGCCGAAGGACTGCAAAAACGCGGTTTGCCCGTGGAGCTCTTGACATTCGAGGATGAAGGTCATGGCTTGGCAAAGAGACCCAACAAGCTCAAGGCATACCCCGCAATCGTCAAGTTCCTCGACAGCCACGTCAAACACAAGGGAGATCCGACTGCGCCTTGA
- a CDS encoding alpha/beta hydrolase fold domain-containing protein, with the protein MASVLDIRRSIDRSAHLASRVIYALPVAYPSLYGVELERDVPYRGTPDPAHTLDIYRPKTLSKRSPAVMYVHGGAFSTLSKDTHRVMALNFAARGYVVFNINYRLAPTHGYPAPLEDAAAALWWVETNAARYGADPSRIVLAGESAGANLVTALAVSAIEPRPEPFARTIYDRNAPIRAVVAIYGLLDVHDLHRFTAHPRLMPWLKAMIVDAGASYVGRPIRERAMDAPLASPLRLLAAPASDVARPPPPFFAAAGTADPLLDDSRRLQAAIEGRGGLCRLEIFPGEIHGFNALVWRKAAQDKWRAVAEFLRHHVG; encoded by the coding sequence ATGGCCTCGGTGCTCGACATTCGCCGTTCGATCGATCGCAGCGCCCATCTCGCTAGTCGCGTCATTTACGCGCTGCCCGTTGCGTATCCATCCCTTTACGGTGTGGAGCTCGAGCGTGACGTGCCGTATCGCGGCACGCCCGATCCTGCGCATACGCTCGACATTTACCGGCCGAAGACGCTCAGCAAGCGGAGTCCGGCGGTGATGTACGTTCACGGTGGCGCATTTTCGACGTTGTCGAAGGACACGCACCGCGTGATGGCGCTCAATTTTGCGGCGCGCGGATACGTTGTTTTCAACATCAACTATCGCCTCGCGCCAACGCACGGTTATCCCGCGCCGCTCGAGGATGCGGCCGCGGCGCTCTGGTGGGTCGAGACAAACGCTGCGCGCTACGGCGCGGATCCATCGCGCATCGTGCTTGCAGGCGAATCGGCTGGGGCAAACCTCGTCACGGCGCTCGCGGTGTCCGCCATCGAGCCTCGGCCCGAACCGTTTGCCCGGACAATCTACGATCGAAACGCGCCGATTCGAGCGGTCGTCGCGATTTATGGTTTGCTCGACGTACACGACCTTCACCGCTTCACGGCGCATCCGCGTCTGATGCCGTGGCTGAAGGCGATGATCGTCGATGCTGGTGCGTCCTACGTTGGTCGTCCGATTCGCGAGCGTGCGATGGACGCGCCACTTGCCAGCCCGCTGCGACTGCTTGCGGCGCCCGCGAGCGACGTTGCGCGACCACCGCCTCCGTTTTTCGCTGCGGCCGGAACGGCGGATCCGCTACTCGACGACTCGCGTCGTTTGCAGGCTGCGATCGAAGGACGCGGAGGTCTTTGTCGCCTGGAGATTTTCCCCGGTGAAATTCACGGCTTCAATGCTCTCGTGTGGCGCAAAGCTGCTCAGGACAAGTGGCGAGCGGTAGCAGAATTCCTTCGGCACCACGTGGGTTGA
- a CDS encoding cytochrome c3 family protein — protein MARYLFPKWSNKVVPMVIFFGLGPAGTAAAAGLWYYGTNKHVEVGYTPKQPVDYSHKLHAGDLGIDCRYCHTSVEKSANASVPPTETCMNCHSKVKTDSQKLLPVRESFATGNPIPWVRVHNLADFAYFNHQAHVSVGVGCQSCHGRVDQMVKVSQVEPLSMGWCLDCHRNPEPNLRDPKDVTKMFDDGTVPAGVMNAASGGAPRRQVSPPVHCSGCHR, from the coding sequence ATGGCGAGATATCTATTCCCTAAGTGGTCCAACAAGGTTGTGCCGATGGTGATCTTCTTCGGCTTGGGCCCTGCAGGCACAGCGGCTGCAGCAGGGCTTTGGTACTACGGTACCAACAAGCACGTCGAAGTTGGCTACACCCCGAAGCAACCCGTTGACTACAGCCACAAGCTTCACGCGGGCGATCTCGGTATCGACTGTCGCTATTGTCATACGTCAGTCGAGAAGAGCGCCAACGCTTCCGTCCCTCCCACCGAGACGTGCATGAACTGCCACTCGAAGGTGAAGACGGATAGCCAAAAGCTCCTGCCTGTGCGGGAGAGTTTTGCGACGGGCAACCCGATTCCTTGGGTGCGCGTCCACAACCTGGCTGACTTCGCCTACTTCAATCATCAGGCGCACGTTTCTGTCGGTGTCGGCTGTCAGAGCTGCCACGGCCGTGTCGATCAGATGGTCAAGGTGAGCCAGGTCGAGCCTCTCTCGATGGGTTGGTGCCTCGATTGTCATCGGAATCCCGAGCCGAATCTGCGGGATCCGAAGGACGTCACGAAGATGTTCGACGATGGGACCGTGCCTGCAGGCGTCATGAACGCTGCAAGCGGCGGCGCTCCTCGCCGACAAGTCTCGCCACCCGTTCACTGCTCGGGGTGTCACCGATGA
- a CDS encoding ATP-grasp domain-containing protein — protein sequence MQAKDDGWRVVLLTLESLLGEPWARSHIDELFGMPVLSDRAHVVNAVSYLARTRNIHRIAPLDDYDVELAAHLREHLRIPGMGETTARYFRDKLAMRARAKDRSIAVPEFVHTLNDDRVRHFLRSVRGPWLLKPRSDAGAVGIKKVEREQDALELIEKLGDDRSRYLLERMIPGQFFHVDSIVSERQIVFVEAHQYRTSLFEVVNHGGPSATQTLDRSSELCRELVEVNARVIEHMGLVRGVTHIEYVRSAENGQLYFIEAAARVGGSHTADVVEAATGINLWREWAKIELAQGERPYVLPPRRHDYAGLVISLSKDEHPDTSAYDDPEIVWRTPEKPHHAGIIVRSPDVSRVHALVENYATRFVHDFTAVLPPSQPQA from the coding sequence ATGCAAGCCAAGGACGACGGCTGGCGCGTCGTCTTGTTGACGCTCGAATCGCTGCTCGGTGAGCCCTGGGCCCGCTCGCACATCGACGAACTTTTTGGCATGCCCGTCCTCTCGGATCGCGCGCATGTCGTCAATGCGGTCAGCTATCTGGCCCGCACACGCAACATCCATCGCATCGCGCCGCTCGACGACTACGACGTGGAGCTCGCAGCGCATCTGCGCGAGCACCTGCGCATTCCCGGCATGGGCGAAACGACGGCCAGGTACTTCCGAGACAAACTCGCCATGCGCGCTCGCGCGAAAGATCGGAGCATCGCCGTTCCAGAATTCGTCCACACGCTCAACGACGATCGCGTGCGGCACTTCTTGCGCAGCGTTCGAGGCCCGTGGCTGCTCAAACCGCGCTCCGATGCAGGCGCGGTCGGCATCAAGAAAGTCGAACGCGAACAAGACGCCCTCGAGCTCATCGAGAAACTCGGCGACGACCGTTCACGTTATCTGCTCGAACGCATGATCCCCGGGCAGTTTTTCCACGTCGACAGCATCGTGTCCGAACGGCAAATCGTGTTTGTCGAGGCACACCAGTACCGCACGAGCCTGTTCGAAGTCGTCAACCACGGCGGGCCTTCCGCGACGCAAACGCTCGACAGATCGAGCGAGCTTTGCCGTGAGCTCGTCGAAGTCAACGCGCGCGTCATCGAACACATGGGCCTCGTCCGAGGTGTCACGCACATCGAATACGTGCGGTCGGCGGAAAACGGCCAGCTCTACTTCATCGAAGCGGCCGCGCGCGTTGGCGGAAGCCATACGGCCGACGTCGTCGAAGCGGCCACGGGCATCAATCTTTGGCGCGAATGGGCCAAGATCGAGCTCGCGCAAGGCGAACGTCCCTACGTGCTTCCACCGCGGCGCCACGACTACGCGGGGCTCGTCATCTCGCTGTCGAAAGACGAACATCCCGACACTTCCGCGTACGACGATCCCGAAATCGTTTGGCGCACGCCGGAAAAGCCGCACCACGCGGGCATCATCGTTCGCTCGCCCGACGTTTCACGCGTGCACGCGCTCGTGGAAAACTACGCGACGCGCTTCGTGCACGACTTCACGGCCGTGCTGCCGCCCTCGCAACCGCAAGCCTGA
- a CDS encoding MBL fold metallo-hydrolase, translated as MLFRQLFDAATSTYTYLLADPETKEAVLIDSVIEQVDRDAALIAELGLKLTHVLETHVHADHVTGAAMLKKRLGANTVVGERSGMPFADVLAKQGDVIRFGKYGLSVRETPGHTNGCSSYVTLDQKMVFTGDALLIRGTGRTDFQQGDSHALYRSVHEQIFTLPDDTLVYPGHDYKGRTVSSVGEEKRLNPRVGGGKTEAEFVDIMKNLVLAKPARIDVAVPANLWGGLTPSEIVTGQGASASSWAPLSRTGANVPEVEPAFTHEHVGALRVVDVREKDEFTGPLGHIPSAELVPLGALENEAQKWDAQQPIVLVCRSGGRSGKAALALEAKGFKRVASMRGGMMLWNDQHLPVER; from the coding sequence ATGCTATTCCGTCAGCTTTTTGATGCGGCGACGTCAACCTACACGTACTTGCTCGCGGATCCTGAAACGAAGGAAGCCGTGCTCATTGATTCGGTGATCGAACAGGTCGATCGCGATGCAGCACTGATCGCCGAGCTAGGGCTGAAGCTCACGCACGTCCTCGAAACGCACGTGCATGCGGATCACGTGACGGGCGCGGCGATGCTGAAGAAACGGCTCGGCGCAAACACCGTCGTCGGTGAGCGGTCCGGAATGCCCTTTGCGGATGTGCTCGCAAAACAGGGGGACGTGATTCGGTTTGGAAAGTACGGCCTGAGCGTGCGCGAAACGCCGGGGCATACGAATGGCTGTTCGTCCTACGTGACCCTGGATCAAAAAATGGTTTTTACAGGCGATGCATTGCTCATCCGCGGCACGGGACGTACCGACTTTCAGCAAGGCGATTCGCATGCGCTGTATCGCTCGGTGCACGAACAAATTTTTACGCTGCCGGATGACACGCTCGTGTACCCCGGTCACGACTACAAGGGCCGGACGGTGAGCTCGGTGGGCGAGGAAAAGAGGCTCAATCCGCGCGTTGGTGGAGGAAAAACCGAAGCCGAGTTCGTCGATATCATGAAAAACCTCGTTTTGGCCAAACCTGCTCGCATCGACGTCGCCGTGCCGGCAAACCTTTGGGGCGGTCTTACGCCTTCGGAAATCGTCACCGGGCAGGGGGCATCGGCCTCTTCGTGGGCGCCTCTGTCGAGAACGGGGGCAAACGTGCCCGAGGTCGAGCCTGCGTTCACCCACGAGCACGTGGGTGCTCTGCGTGTCGTCGACGTGCGCGAAAAGGACGAATTCACCGGGCCGCTCGGGCACATCCCCAGCGCGGAGCTCGTGCCCCTGGGCGCGCTGGAAAACGAGGCGCAAAAGTGGGACGCGCAGCAACCTATCGTGCTGGTTTGTCGGTCGGGTGGACGAAGTGGCAAGGCAGCGCTGGCGCTCGAAGCAAAGGGCTTCAAGCGTGTCGCATCGATGCGCGGAGGCATGATGCTGTGGAATGATCAGCACTTGCCGGTCGAGCGTTGA
- a CDS encoding CapA family protein, with the protein MSFGRLVGQMLLRDPSLDLFASMDPLFRKADVRFVNLEGPITDRGTETVSPHNNLVFNGPPAAARVLSRARIDIVSMANNHAWDYGKKGLLETLEWLDKEKVVHVGAGSDLERAYQPKIIERNGFRLAFVAINDVWNQAHVPGHSARDYVAGANKERLVRVVRSLREESSIDGIAVSYHGGVEYTDEPVTHTRELAVAAIDAGADVFLGHHPHVVQGLTFHEKRPIVYSLGNLLMRMNSAHPATEMGLAVKVEFERAAIPKIFACPIRIFGIDPIPLATDPKRKSSESRFLHRLQSVTRRVGTAIVGPMNDDGCAPVHPSAGSP; encoded by the coding sequence GTGAGTTTTGGACGTCTCGTCGGGCAAATGCTCCTGCGCGATCCGAGCCTCGACCTATTTGCTTCGATGGATCCGCTTTTTCGTAAAGCCGACGTCCGATTCGTCAACCTCGAAGGACCCATCACCGATCGCGGCACGGAGACCGTTTCACCTCACAACAATCTCGTATTCAATGGGCCCCCCGCGGCAGCTCGAGTCTTGTCCCGCGCGCGCATCGACATCGTGTCGATGGCCAACAATCATGCATGGGATTATGGCAAAAAGGGGCTCCTAGAAACGCTCGAATGGCTCGACAAAGAAAAAGTCGTGCACGTGGGAGCAGGCTCGGACCTCGAAAGAGCATACCAGCCCAAAATCATCGAACGTAATGGTTTTCGCCTGGCGTTCGTGGCCATCAACGATGTGTGGAATCAAGCGCATGTTCCAGGTCATTCGGCGCGTGATTACGTTGCCGGGGCAAACAAGGAGCGGCTCGTGCGCGTCGTGCGGTCCTTGCGCGAAGAATCGAGCATTGACGGCATTGCCGTCAGTTACCACGGCGGCGTCGAATACACGGACGAACCCGTGACGCACACCCGTGAATTGGCGGTCGCCGCCATCGATGCGGGCGCCGATGTTTTTCTTGGCCACCATCCCCACGTCGTGCAAGGTCTGACGTTTCATGAAAAGCGCCCCATCGTGTATAGCCTCGGCAATTTGCTCATGCGCATGAACAGCGCCCATCCCGCGACGGAAATGGGCTTGGCCGTGAAAGTCGAATTCGAGCGCGCAGCCATACCAAAAATATTTGCTTGTCCCATTCGCATCTTCGGCATCGACCCCATTCCGCTCGCCACGGATCCCAAACGTAAATCGTCCGAATCGCGCTTTTTGCATCGTTTGCAAAGCGTCACGCGCCGCGTCGGAACGGCCATCGTCGGCCCCATGAACGACGACGGCTGTGCGCCCGTTCATCCTTCCGCAGGTTCTCCGTGA
- a CDS encoding aminopeptidase, producing MPPHSPPSLVSVPERALIPHAFADKPFDALVVVAPAPLRSHAVLEGVIGSTLGPALRADRTLDRGPRPPSVMHAPGLPGERLVVAPMSMLTDDTEDVRLVAEAVASATNRAVDAGAKKPLVWVIAPPAARFAHAREVAALAALGTQWSSVEAREAGKSAKGAELVGIVGLDEARIETLTAIEHGRTLCRDITGTEPERMAPRRIAELCVQTFSTAGVGVEVEHDVSSYPLVAAVARASMRVERHRPCVVKLSYVPDKPAPYTVILAGKGVTYDMGGADLKTDGHMAGMSRDKGGAGAVAGLVLAAARAKLPVRVIGLLGLVRNSIGEDAFVSDEIITARSGVRVRIGNTDAEGRLVLSDLLAAARSFADPSTPTLLLSIATLTGHVYRAFGPYAGVIGNGPAKRLGVMDRIDEFGEMWAEPVERSRPRREDYAFVVPRSGAEDVVSANRLASVNTPRGHQFPFAFIDIASGLRGGALPLVHMDISGVAVDPPDWQFGRPTGHPIATLMALLGQLGQTAA from the coding sequence ATGCCTCCCCATTCGCCTCCGTCGCTGGTTTCGGTTCCCGAACGAGCACTGATCCCGCACGCGTTCGCGGACAAACCCTTCGATGCGCTCGTCGTCGTAGCGCCCGCTCCACTACGCAGTCATGCCGTGCTCGAAGGCGTCATCGGATCGACGCTTGGACCGGCGCTTCGAGCGGATCGAACGCTCGATCGTGGGCCTCGACCGCCATCGGTGATGCATGCGCCGGGATTGCCGGGCGAACGGCTGGTCGTCGCACCGATGTCGATGCTCACCGATGACACGGAAGACGTGCGGCTCGTGGCGGAAGCCGTGGCGTCCGCGACGAATCGAGCGGTCGATGCAGGCGCGAAAAAGCCGCTCGTGTGGGTGATTGCGCCACCGGCTGCACGCTTTGCGCATGCACGCGAAGTTGCGGCCCTCGCGGCGCTTGGTACCCAATGGTCGTCGGTCGAAGCGCGGGAAGCTGGCAAGAGCGCGAAAGGCGCGGAGCTCGTCGGTATCGTGGGGCTGGACGAAGCGCGCATCGAAACGCTTACGGCCATCGAGCACGGGCGCACGTTGTGCCGCGACATCACGGGTACGGAGCCCGAGCGCATGGCGCCACGACGTATCGCGGAGCTTTGTGTACAAACGTTCAGCACCGCGGGTGTCGGCGTCGAGGTCGAGCACGACGTATCGAGTTATCCGCTCGTGGCCGCCGTTGCGCGGGCATCCATGCGTGTCGAGCGGCATCGGCCGTGCGTGGTCAAACTGTCGTACGTACCCGACAAACCTGCGCCGTACACGGTGATCCTTGCTGGGAAAGGCGTCACGTACGACATGGGCGGTGCGGACTTGAAGACGGATGGTCACATGGCGGGCATGTCGCGTGACAAGGGCGGGGCGGGAGCAGTCGCGGGGCTCGTGCTCGCAGCGGCTCGCGCGAAGCTGCCCGTGCGCGTCATCGGTCTGCTCGGGCTCGTGCGAAACAGCATTGGGGAAGACGCGTTCGTAAGCGATGAGATCATCACGGCTCGATCGGGCGTGCGCGTGCGGATCGGCAACACGGACGCGGAAGGACGTCTCGTGTTGTCGGATCTTTTGGCTGCCGCGCGATCTTTCGCGGATCCGTCGACACCGACGCTTCTCTTGTCGATTGCGACGCTCACGGGGCACGTCTACCGCGCGTTCGGCCCGTATGCGGGCGTGATTGGAAATGGTCCGGCCAAACGTTTGGGCGTGATGGATCGCATCGACGAATTTGGCGAGATGTGGGCCGAGCCGGTGGAGCGATCGCGGCCGCGCCGAGAAGACTACGCCTTCGTTGTGCCGCGCTCGGGCGCCGAGGATGTCGTTTCGGCCAATCGCCTAGCGTCGGTGAATACGCCGCGCGGACATCAATTCCCGTTTGCATTCATCGACATCGCGTCGGGACTGCGCGGCGGAGCGCTGCCGTTGGTGCACATGGACATCAGTGGCGTCGCGGTCGATCCGCCGGATTGGCAGTTCGGACGGCCGACGGGTCATCCCATCGCAACGCTCATGGCGCTCCTCGGTCAGCTCGGACAAACCGCCGCTTGA